The following proteins are encoded in a genomic region of Trypanosoma brucei gambiense DAL972 chromosome 8, complete sequence:
- a CDS encoding ABC transporter, putative, protein MHSELKAYAVLVAFTLLGELGPFRGAYSSVEDEVAASHSLQEVLDFPTVSYYDSLVGEPLTGGHHRGIVDMFSGSSTECFNGGVPPTNGDSNCTCPARSKFSGLKCEMCQTDGSCDSIAGPQSVCERRLAIWGSNKQFECSFNTPFFIKQMGGGRDVEALVTLNCSTPDGTAFHESNSGTCEMTLFRVEPKHEYVDPFFSCSVEQCTMHLEEIKTNKANKTPTNSNIISKAGLIAWRVLIVALCLLLAMLQCVSPKVGRGRTAKLLYVLACLLVAVTLLFILVMVLNMHQGTPELNAVYECNKTHCDCSEDPPKEYGPFCSGTVMKKFILPQIKNSIKIVCNLQDKTCRLTLKDVKIIIDLNCTASECTNKRKFPNGPSLPVPADDKAQRALLTFIALGFLVLLVLFGLHVLWVLRRTQKRKAEFVDRFGLPELWTQEGGEGVPETRCNGQGWEVATQRQRRHEGGAGGLTAARSAMSIGEAGGSAQRSCSGDMPSLSESERHFTSNTNRHDKKDFIRGVTKSPLKLQLTDLDYKLESSCFSSNNNDASQHILQQVNFSVKSGDVLAIIGPSGAGKTSLLDLLSARRKQGRVFGEMTINNTPLVGASNEVTEQYRNIIGYVSQEDTLIPALTVYETIKYAARLKLPQAFSSESINGIVDRMIEALRLTRCKDTVIGDGTKLRGVSGGEKRRVSIAVELLANPRILFLDEPTSGLDAVSAKHVIDAVVQLAKESPMRAYAPHYFAFRPIVIFSIHQPSQEIYELCDKILLLSRGMSIYCGPASCAAETLEARVQRVMGGVQTIPRLADNPNHAEYLMKLEEIVDDVARVELQRENTAQMLSRDETSSGMRHEEQAIIRGDIILKTTFGFRRYYANVYQQVGLLTSRAARSLLTSSHLIVCHAAVTASVSTLMMILYHEEGLDLPGALNRAGSVTFLLLVVSFASLSCLEHLVTERKLFAVERENGYYTTLPYLLSKIIVDIIPLRVLPTLVMAALIYVPMGLRGDSGIHLFWFIIIVALFSVCITLIVMCVGVVTGSFGSAALLSSVVILWNFVFGGLLVQSTTVPAALRPFQAASPFFLAFESLLVNELDGQDCTFAPTDATGKPSSTNVPILCVQYLTNMGLTPARFTRDVGQLAVMVLVLLCLVWLLLFQFTTVAR, encoded by the coding sequence ATGCACTCAGAATTGAAAGCCTATGCTGTTCTTGTTGCTTTTACCCTCCTTGGAGAGCTTGGTCCCTTTCGAGGCGCGTACAGCTCCGTCGAGGACGAAGTAGCGGCATCGCATTCCCTCCAAGAGGTTCTTGATTTCCCAACTGTATCATATTATGACTCACTCGTAGGAGAGCCTTTAACGGGAGGGCACCACCGTGGTATCGTTGATATGTTTTCCGGTAGCTCCACTGAGTGCTTCAACGGAGGTGTGCCCCCGACGAATGGGGATTCGAACTGCACCTGTCCTGCGCGAAGCAAATTTTCAGGTCTTAAGTGTGAGATGTGCCAGACAGATGGTTCGTGTGATTCCATCGCAGGTCCGCAAAGTGTGTGCGAGAGGAGGCTAGCAATTTGGGGATCAAACAAGCAGTTCGAGTGCTCATTTAACACGCCATTCTTCATTAAGCAAATGGGTGGCGGCCGCGATGTCGAGGCCCTCGTGACTCTCAATTGCTCAACACCCGATGGCACCGCCTTTCATGAGAGTAACTCCGGTACCTGCGAGATGACATTGTTCCGGGTGGAACCAAAGCACGAATATGTAGATCCATTCTTTAGTTGTTCGGTGGAACAGTGCACGATGCACCTCGAGGAAATCAAAACGAACAAGGCAAATAAAACACCAACCAACTCAAATATCATCTCGAAGGCGGGCCTCATTGCATGGCGGGTGCTCATTGTCGCATTGTGCCTGCTACTGGCGATGCTGCAGTGCGTTTCACCCAAGGTGGGTCGCGGACGAACGGCGAAGCTTTTGTATGTGCTAGCTTGCCTGTTGGTAGCGGTGACATTACTTTTTATACTCGTGATGGTTCTCAACATGCATCAGGGGACACCGGAACTCAATGCCGTGTACGAGTGTAATAAAACACATTGCGACTGCTCGGAGGATCCACCGAAGGAGTACGGACCATTTTGCTCAGGAACGGTTATGAAAAAATTTATACTTCCGCAGATCAAAAACTCTATCAAGATAGTTTGTAACTTGCAGGATAAGACGTGCAGGCTGACGCTAAAGGACGTTAAAATCATTATTGACTTAAACTGCACAGCCAGTGAGTgcacaaataaaaggaagtttCCCAACGGACCGTCGCTGCCGGTACCGGCAGATGATAAGGCACAACGGGCACTACTCACTTTCATTGCCCTCGgttttttggtgttgttggtgctgtttGGCTTGCATGTTTTGTGGGTCCTTAGGAGGacgcagaaaagaaaggccGAATTCGTTGATAGGTTTGGGCTCCCAGAGTTGTGGACtcaagaaggaggagaaggtgTGCCAGAAACGCGTTGCAACGGCCAGGGGTGGGAGGTCGCAACgcaacggcagcggcggcacgAGGGAGGTGCAGGGGGCTTGACTGCAGCACGAAGCGCAATGTCCATCGGCGAAGCCGGTGGATCAGCGCAGAGAAGTTGTAGTGGTGATATGCCCAGCTTAAGTGAATCCGAGAGGCACTTCACCAGCAACACTAACCGACATGACAAGAAGGATTTCATCCGTGGGGTGACAAAGTCTCCCCTCAAACTACAACTGACTGATTTGGACTACAAGCTTGAGTCCTCTTGCTTTTCCAGCAACAATAACGATGCATCACAACATATACTGCAGCAAGTAAACTTCTCTGTGAAGTCAGGAGATGTGCTTGCAATCATTGGCCCCTCAGGAGCTGGGAAAACGAGCTTGCTAGACCTTCTGTCGGCACGGAGGAAGCAAGGACGTGTCTTTGGAGAGATGACAATAAACAACACCCCGCTAGTCGGTGCCTCCAACGAGGTTACGGAACAGTATCGTAACATCATTGGTTACGTCTCCCAGGAAGATACGCTGATTCCAGCCCTGACAGTATACGAAACCATCAAGTACGCCGCCCGGTTGAAGCTACCTCAGGCGTTCTCCAGCGAAAGTATCAACGGGATTGTAGACCGTATGATTGAAGCGTTGAGATTGACTCGTTGTAAGGACACAGTCATTGGTGATGGAACTAAGCTGCGTGGTGTTAGCGGAGGAGAGAAGCGGCGAGTCTCAATTGCCGTAGAGCTATTAGCCAACCCGCGTATCCTCTTCCTTGACGAACCAACAAGCGGTCTTGATGCTGTCAGCGCCAAACATGTCATCGATGCTGTCGTTCAGCTTGCAAAGGAGTCACCTATGCGGGCATACGCACCGCATTACTTCGCGTTCAGGCCCATTGTCATTTTCAGTATACATCAACCTTCACAGGAAATTTACGAGCTCTGTGATAAAATTTTGCTTCTTTCACGCGGTATGAGTATCTATTGTGGTCCCGCCAGCTGTGCTGCGGAGACACTTGAGGCACGCGTCCAACGGGTGATGGGAGGCGTCCAGACAATCCCACGCCTTGCCGACAACCCGAACCACGCAGAGTATCTGATGAAGCTCGAGGAAATTGTCGACGATGTGGCACGCGTGGAACTTCAGAGGGAGAACACGGCACAGATGCTTTCAAGAGACGAGACATCATCAGGAATGCGTCACGAAGAGCAAGCCATAATCAGAGGAGACATCATCCTCAAGACAACTTTTGGCTTCCGCAGGTATTATGCGAATGTGTACCAGCAAGTTGGGCTGCTAACGTCGCGTGCGGCTCGTTCTCTGCTTACCTCTTCTCATCTGATTGTCTGCCACGCTGCAGTTACGGCATCGGTCAGCACCCTCATGATGATCTTATATCACGAGGAGGGGCTGGATCTCCCAGGAGCCCTTAACCGTGCGGGGTCCGTCACGTTTCTCCTGTTGGTTGTTTCATTTGCATCACTAAGCTGCCTTGAGCATCTGGTCACAGAGCGGAAGCTGTTCGCAGTGGAGCGCGAAAACGGGTATTACACCACTCTGCCGTATCTCCTGTCGAAGATAATTGTCGACATCATACCGCTCCGAGTTCTACCGACGTTGGTGATGGCAGCGCTCATCTATGTGCCCATGGGGCTTCGGGGGGACAGTGGCATACACTTATTCtggttcatcatcattgtGGCACTGTTTTCAGTCTGCATTACACTGATTGTAATGTGTGTGGGAGTTGTTACTGGTTCATTTGGTTCCGCTGCCCTTTTGAGCAGCGTCGTCATCCTATGGAACTTCGTTTTTGGGGGTTTGCTCGTGCAATCAACAACAGTCCCCGCGGCACTTCGACCGTTCCAGGCAGCCtcgcctttctttcttgcctTTGAATCTCTATTGGTGAATGAACTTGATGGGCAGGATTGTACCTTCGCTCCGACAGACGCAACGGGAAAGCCATCGTCGACAAATGTACCAATTTTATGTGTGCAGTACTTGACCAACATGGGCCTCACACCCGCACGCTTTACCAGGGATGTTGGGCAGCTTGCGGTAATGGTGCTCGTGCTACTGTGCTTGGTGTGGCTACTTCTGTTCCAATTCACTACTGTCGCACGTTGA
- a CDS encoding 3-oxo-5-alpha-steroid 4-dehydrogenase-like,putative, translated as MMTSQSHSPFTEASGFAAAVTLLFTAMGMVILSSHLMPLTGPRVLELSSKIHLTMAAGTFLLLRFALIAPFGKHSGLSKVRIRVPALLSWSLQECPTLLSIIYYIVVEYPCCVHQCNPLQWLHMILDRPSMEVTTTVASAAPTLRLGLLFFAAHYFNHSVLYPLRVANHGTSVPLHITLSAMLYCALNGRLQLLANIDSVDASQRLVVDSTWQTILTILGAVIFFAGMLVNVTSDCYLIRLKKRPPLGAYKIPYGGLFVFVSCANFFGEIVEWFGYVAVVYGTNGTVAGLAALSFAAYVVANLLPRAYAHHQWYIQHFGAEYTALQRRAVIPFVY; from the coding sequence ATGATGACCTCCCAAAGTCATTCGCCGTTCACGGAAGCGAGCGGTTTCGCTGCTGCGGTAACCCTTCTGTTTACGGCGATGGGAATGGTGATACTTTCCAGTCACCTGATGCCACTAACTGGCCCACGAGTATTGGAACTGAGTAGTAAAATTCACTTGACGATGGCCGCTGGCACGTTTCTTCTGCTCCGCTTTGCTCTCATTGCTCCTTTTGGTAAGCATTCGGGGCTAAGTAAAGTGCGAATCCGAGTGCCTGCATTGTTGTCATGGTCCCTGCAGGAGTGCCCCACCCTTCTGAGCATCATTTACTACATCGTGGTGGAATATCCATGTTGTGTGCATCAGTGTAACCCTCTGCAGTGGTTACACATGATTCTAGATCGTCCCTCTATGGAGGTTACGACAACGGTTGCCTCGGCGGCTCCTACACTTCGCTTAGGCCTATTGTTTTTCGCTGCTCACTACTTCAACCACAGCGTATTGTATCCACTGCGGGTTGCAAACCATGGGACATCCGTGCCGTTGCACATAACGCTGAGTGCTATGCTGTACTGTGCTCTAAATGGCCGGCTGCAGTTGCTGGCCAACATCGATAGCGTTGACGCGTCTCAAAGACTTGTTGTTGACTCCACATGGCAAACGATACTTACTATTCTCGGTGCtgtcattttctttgctggAATGCTTGTAAACGTTACAAGCGATTGTTATCTTATCCGACTAAAGAAGCGGCCTCCGCTAGGCGCATACAAAATCCCATACGGTGGTCTTTTCGTGTTTGTCAGCTGCGCCAACTTCTTCGGGGAGATTGTGGAGTGGTTTGGCTACGTCGCAGTTGTGTACGGAACAAATGGAACTGTTGCAGGACTCGCAGCCTTAAGTTTCGCCGCGTATGTCGTCGCTAATCTCCTCCCCCGTGCTTACGCTCATCATCAGTGGTACATTCAGCACTTTGGTGCTGAGTACACAGCGCTTCAACGCCGTGCGGTGATACCATTCGTGTACTGA
- a CDS encoding ribosomal RNA methyltransferase, putative has product MHFPSIVFRRHGGRQWMQQQSRDPFVLEARRRGYVARSAFKLLEMDDKFTLFSRGNTRVVVDIGCSPGSWLQVIRERCGDKCAVFGVDVLRVASTVTGAVCIQGDFTNPAVREELLARMLTVRAVGVVDVVTSDMCLNRGTGSTSDRQKQEELNRSALAFALEQLVPGGNFVCKVLGSPTAYEDLRRDTCRWFVRTDICKPSSSRLTSDEAFMVCRGKREIPRDRSGGCDGTHGGRFGLDDWPGQLRGSPRRRKP; this is encoded by the coding sequence ATGCACTTTCCCAGTATCGTGTTTAGACGGCACGGAGGTCGCCAGTGGATGCAGCAGCAGAGCCGTGACCCGTTCGTCTTGGAGGCGCGTCGGCGCGGATACGTTGCGCGCAGCGCCTTTAAACTATTGGAAATGGACGATAAGTTCACACTCTTTTCCAGAGGCAACACACGTGTTGTGGTGGACATTGGTTGCAGCCCTGGAAGTTGGCTGCAGGTCATACGCGAGCGGTGCGGGGACAAGTGTGCCGTTTTTGGTGTTGATGTGTTGCGTGTGGCCTCCACAGTCACTGGAGCAGTGTGCATCCAAGGTGACTTTACAAACCCAGCGGTACGCGAGGAGCTTCTCGCCCGCATGTTGACCGTTCGTGCGGTGGGGGTGGTGGACGTCGTAACCTCGGACATGTGCCTTAACCGAGGTACAGGCAGTACGTCCGACAGGCAGAAGCAAGAGGAACTTAACCGGTCGGCACTAGCCTTTGCCTTGGAGCAGTTGGTACCAGGCGGGAATTTTGTGTGTAAGGTGCTCGGGTCTCCCACAGCCTACGAGGATCTGCGAAGGGATACGTGTCGGTGGTTTGTGCGGACGGATATCTGCAAACCTTCTTCGAGTCGACTCACAAGTGACGAAGCATTCATGGTATGCCGAGGGAAACGTGAGATACCGCGTGATCGAAGTGGCGGATGCGATGGGACCCACGGCGGCCGATTTGGGTTGGACGATTGGCCAGGCCAACTGCGGGGCTCACCACGGCGACGCAAGCCGTAG
- a CDS encoding trypanothione synthetase, putative, with translation MVVREAVKRVPKQVVPLHGVCGYAPGCIPAYSNGTDTTFTYQGHYADNFFMGYKWQCVEFARRWLLLRKGLALPQYDFAAHLIHMREVCDAETGEVVPCKFVSQGSPEPPAADALIVYPGTRENIFGHVGVITHVTDALVGVADQNRFFHDWDGRPYAAEFPLECVDGQYFIRDPLVECRGWVTFPERPNRVEGVPLVVSPHVRGPPKVHICKRINYVAGQLWSWCFNRECITFART, from the coding sequence ATGGTGGTGCGGGAGGCGGTTAAGCGAGTCCCAAAGCAGGTTGTTCCACTGCATGGTGTGTGTGGTTATGCCCCGGGTTGTATACCCGCCTACAGCAATGGTACAGATACAACTTTTACTTACCAAGGTCACTACGCCGACAATTTCTTTATGGGATACAAGTGGCAGTGTGTAGAATTTGCCCGACGTTGGTTACTGTTACGCAAGGGCCTAGCCCTCCCGCAGTATGATTTCGCTGCACATCTCATTCACATGCGCGAGGTGTGTGATGCAGAGACGGGGGAAGTTGTTCCCTGTAAATTCGTATCGCAGGGTTCACCGGAACCACCAGCGGCGGATGCCCTAATCGTGTATCCGGGCAcaagggaaaatattttcgGCCATGTAGGTGTTATAACACACGTGACTGATGCACTTGTCGGCGTGGCCGATCAGAATCGATTCTTCCATGATTGGGATGGGCGGCCTTACGCAGCGGAGTTCCCGCTAGAGTGCGTGGATGGACAATATTTCATCAGAGATCCTCTCGTGGAGTGCCGCGGGTGGGTCACATTTCCCGAACGGCCAAACCGCGTCGAAGGAGTGCCGCTCGTTGTGTCGCCGCATGTGCGTGGTCCTCCAAAGGTTCATATCTGCAAGCGAATCAATTATGTAGCGGGACAGTTGTGGTCGTGGTGTTTCAACAGAGAATGCATCACGTTTGCTCGAACCTAA
- a CDS encoding T. brucei spp.-specific protein, producing the protein MDEVGALTVQDVLTVWLCDLPLKTTLKDALSGVTQLTGEENINQILRFHPPHASALTQSGECKGMLSLVGEKIIKAVASQYALLSFPVGDTFKLTNATRVLISNETFGTVLKQYTGPIFGEREMFTRFLALSLYGHGVRVACMLLLPVFRATLLANQYAIDLPAVLNSLVPCASFSRRNLGEKLEMLRGELEKRGVVVKRVVESGPCGWGGCERYTVEVLYGGELSRCEKGKVLSEFYHIVMEEAKKTIANTEVKKPRTVTFEPEHLKMWMHNLRFLLRLSDRYRDEFDDNTLQSIKQSAGWIPISEVQQLLEAQVTRSNRQQPPGRDWICELVKRHDLLGRFQVGTCDVEGSEFEGLQCARALYGHEGRNLLMKSVFDSFSTIRDPGGRPSTGWMRIDGKRMKLVSKDKGYSLHDSIPHVTIHSTESLHAFQWYRLKKPLEEQYDEKLSSRKPLYFAEFRLHDALNDDRMLVRELKGIGAVPPQWVVFTEHNRDDDHQRSTLVIPENYFTGKVAVLCTNAEDVATEGMIDTKDRQTPEDEELLIVYKTWLLSADTQNSGDSKDGEENLSPRHRLPAHHTSTGATSSDDKGTTSVGAHDCVVMDQAEQPSVPTADYMEMLLDEEKRKIELFENTNTYATFVAFPKYNLHGAQIQNRSKGIAAFKRWIQERGLKYSRWRTGENDQEETYEVRKPRNWSTEFVERIAGELGLTHMPDKTLLKWATTRECEDKEQNYEILEFIGDAIMDFIVVSDSFLLGEPWHKDVNTKLCCNEVLATLIPPGLSEELSRVYDEVHYKVKADMVESILGAVYQSGMGLDEVRKQLRRFFRWIPDIIMDVKNLCNSTVEALRAAERVCPYLHPNEEALDQLFKYDCESLIDEEFFSMFGCVDRKRFDARGASHYALTPFHRIQDKMFATHFTTGSCYSYRYVPSIDTPSIFNRVLSAFSAGSIAFVNELVTEDTHVTIDFDGASVHAHGALRLIWSWFIDKFPSKSSMFLLDCSGMSVVTNRLKYSYHIHFPQAVTTLSKSKSLVEELQSYVVKCVGAGSLLGDIVGFHWKEGEGNQEREAAVAGRVILCTKLLHQRLREAGGRVDAKFSAYMDLQSILALGRTCREIRHATLSYLCEKLHPKEPWGFVVMGWSRHPVGQTSEREPQFVLVRTLWASQQEKDYIGTLILFPTESLSDTTDETSSVWKAVVRKVKEKECKPKEFFLEVVKSSREQCIFSSAYWERVIDSSLHSSRKLRMYLNDKFDVKYGQEFRPLFLERLVNSSQEVRTVTPKESNVSRFVRSQEMKASAKDNGEEEYPVEVAHGSTLRLVSLRCPGYRDVYGKLWNAWSVGNNSDDTFVSIELGTPVDDLLPVFGAEYKEDEILSTEWTRFVEGAFGLQPSVETLGGGSSEQKTAALQPAYWIYDPKLGQANFCIAGEVAFFIRPCTCLLEGLTTQGGMKQMVQYIVPTVKLEDLPTREWMRSYPSNCFPLFLAPRKGSCFQPAGEPHPVVASNDGQTITVQAPVTAAAVTRVRSKVIEVTLNSSTQRPVDFEQLYKAMDDVFSGSYGPSLFVTSDMAIFSVLLDRFPCVVTPDYFKSSVSEDYTIHNGRTFHYIFIMDNACDHYQHTKVSTGLLELLDKEVGMILVTSATIQKFFRTNR; encoded by the coding sequence TTTGCGACCTTCCGCTTAAGACGACCCTAAAGGATGCACTATCAGGAGTGACACAACTTACAGGTGAAGAGAATATTAACCAGATACTGAGGTTCCACCCGCCGCATGCCAGTGCGCTGACGCAGTCTGGGGAGTGCAAAGGAATGCTTTCGCTGGTCGGTGAAAAAATCATTAAGGCGGTTGCCTCACAATATGCATTACTAAGCTTCCCAGTAGGGGACACTTTCAAACTAACCAACGCCACGCGCGTCCTTATATCCAACGAAACCTTCGGAACTGTACTGAAGCAATACACTGGCCCAATTTTCGGTGAGCGTGAAATGTTCACGCGCTTCCTTGCACTTTCCTTGTATGGACACGGGGTGCGGGTTGCCTGCATGTTGCTTCTGCCGGTGTTCAGGGCGACTCTGCTTGCTAACCAATACGCCATCGATCTACCTGCTGTATTAAACTCCCTCGTACCATGCGCATCTTTTTCTCGTCGGAACCTCGGGGAAAAGCTTGAGATGCTGCGGGGAGAGCTTGAGAAACGGGGTGTAGTTGTTAAGAGAGTCGTGGAGTCGGGCCCTTGTGGATGGGGTGGGTGTGAACGATACACCGTGGAGGTGTTGTATGGCGGGGAGCTGTCGCGGTGCGAGAAGGGAAAGGTGCTGAGTGAGTTTTACCATATTGTCATGgaggaagcgaagaaaaCTATAGCTAACACAGAGGTCAAAAAGCCAAGGACCGTAACTTTCGAACCTGAGCACCTCAAGATGTGGATGCATAATTTGCGTTTCCTGCTGCGCCTCAGTGACAGGTACAGAGATGAGTTTGACGACAACACGCTTCAGTCGATAAAGCAAAGCGCCGGTTGGATACCGATCAGCGAAGTTCAACAGCTGCTTGAAGCCCAAGTAACCAGGTCAAACAGGCAGCAGCCACCTGGGCGCGATTGGATATGTGAGCTTGTGAAAAGGCACGATCTCCTGGGGCGATTCCAGGTAGGAACCTGTGACGTAGAGGGAAGTGAGTTCGAGGGGCTACAGTGCGCGCGTGCTCTTTACGGTCACGAGGGGCGCAATCTGCTGATGAAGAGTGTATTTGACTCGTTCAGCACCATCCGTGATCCTGGTGGTCGACCCTCCACTGGATGGATGCGCATTGATGGAAAAAGGATGAAGTTGGTGAGCAAAGACAAAGGTTATTCGCTACATGACAGCATACCGCATGTCACTATCCATTCGACCGAAAGCCTTCACGCTTTTCAGTGGTATCGCCTAAAAAAACCGTTAGAGGAACAGTATGACGAAAAATTGTCGTCGCGGAAGCCGCTGTACTTTGCGGAGTTTCGTCTTCACGATGCCTTAAATGACGATAGGATGCTAGTGAGGGAATTAAAGGGCATTGGCGCTGTTCCGCCACAATGGGTCGTTTTTACAGAGCATAATAGAGATGATGACCACCAGAGGAGCACTTTGGTTATTCCGGAAAATTACTTCACTGGAAAGGTAGCGGTGTTGTGTACGAATGCCGAGGATGTAGCGACCGAAGGCATGATTGACACAAAGGATCGACAGACCCCTGAAGATGAGGAACTTCTAATCGTCTACAAAACCTGGCTACTGTCAGCAGATACACAAAACTCCGGTGACAGCAAAGATGGTGAGGAGAACCTGTCTCCACGCCACAGGCTGCCCGCCCACCATACCTCAACCGGTGCTACTAGCAGTGATGACAAAGGGACGACTTCGGTTGGAGCACACGATTGTGTGGTGATGGACCAGGCAGAGCAGCCCAGCGTACCGACTGCAGACTATATGGAGATGCTTCTGGATgaggagaagagaaagatagAGCTTTTCGAAAATACAAACACGTACGCCACTTTCGTAGCCTTTCCCAAGTACAATCTTCATGGTGCTCAGATCCAAAACCGCTCCAAGGGCATTGCAGCATTTAAGAGATGGATACAGGAACGGGGGTTGAAGTACTCTCGTTGGCGTACCGGAGAGAATGACCAGGAGGAAACATATGAGGTGCGCAAACCGCGCAACTGGAGTACTGAGTTCGTGGAGCGTATAGCAGGAGAGCTGGGACTTACTCACATGCCTGACAAAACACTTCTCAAGTGGGCAACTACACGGGAGTGTGAGGATAAGGAACAGAACTATGAAATATTGGAATTTATCGGCGATGCCATAATGGATTTTATAGTGGTATCAGACAGCTTTCTTCTGGGGGAGCCCTGGCACAAGGATGTTAATACCAAACTGTGCTGCAACGAAGTACTAGCCACACTCATTCCACCCGGACTAAGCGAGGAACTCTCGAGAGTTTATGACGAGGTTCATTACAAGGTTAAAGCAGACATGGTAGAGAGCATTCTGGGAGCAGTGTATCAAAGCGGGATGGGGCTTGATGAAGTGCGGAAGCAGCTACGAAGGTTTTTCAGGTGGATCCCCGATATTATCATGGATGTTAAGAACTTGTGTAACTCCACTGTTGAGGCACTTCGTGCCGCCGAGAGAGTGTGCCCGTACCTTCATCCGAATGAAGAAGCACTTGACCAGTTATTCAAGTATGATTGTGAATCACTAATTGACGAGGAATTCTTTAGTATGTTTGGATGTGTGGATCGCAAACGTTTTGATGCTCGGGGGGCGAGCCACTACGCATTGACACCATTTCACCGGATCCAAGACAAAATGTTCGCAACACACTTCACCACAGGTTCGTGCTACTCGTACCGTTATGTTCCCTCTATTGATACTCCATCCATATTCAACAGAGTTCTTTCCGCATTTTCAGCTGGATCTATTGCTTTTGTAAATGAACTTGTTACCGAGGATACGCATGTAACAATCGATTTCGATGGTGCCAGTGTCCACGCACACGGTGCTCTGCGCCTCATTTGGAGCTGGTTTATTGACAAATTCCCCTCAAAATCGTCTATGTTTCTTCTAGACTGCTCAGGAATGTCAGTGGTCACAAACAGGTTAAAGTATTCGTACCACATCCACTTTCCACAAGCGGTGACAACTCTAAGCAAATCGAAGTCCTTGGTGGAAGAGCTCCAGTCTTATGTCGTTAAATGCGTGGGTGCGGGCAGTTTGTTGGGTGACATTGTCGGGTTCCATTGGAAGGAAGGTGAGGGTAACCAAGAAAGGGAAGCGGCCGTAGCGGGACGCGTGATATTGTGCACCAAATTATTGCATCAAAGGCTACGCGAAGCCGGGGGGAGAGTTGATGCGAAGTTCTCCGCGTACATGGATTTACAGAGCATCCTTGCACTTGGGCGGACGTGTCGTGAGATACGTCATGCAACACTCAGCTACCTGTGTGAGAAATTGCATCCAAAGGAACCTTGGGGTTTTGTTGTGATGGGTTGGTCGCGGCATCCCGTCGGCCAGACCAGCGAACGAGAGCCCCAGTTTGTGCTTGTGCGGACGCTATGGGCCTCTCAACAAGAGAAAGACTACATTGGTACGTTGATTCTTTTTCCCACGGAAAGTTTGAGTGACACAACCGATGAAACGAGCTCTGTCTGGAAGGCAGTTGTgcggaaagtgaaggaaaaggagtgTAAGCCAAAGGAGTTCTTCCTTGAAGTCGTCAAGTCGAGTCGGGAACAGTGCATTTTCTCTTCGGCTTATTGGGAGCGAGTTATTGATAGCAGTCTACATAGCAGCAGGAAGTTGAGAATGTACTTGAATGACAAGTTCGATGTGAAGTATGGCCAGGAGTTCCGACCACTTTTTCTCGAAAGACTGGTCAACTCCAGTCAAGAAGTGAGGACAGTGACACCCAAGGAGAGCAACGTGTCTCGCTTTGTCAGGAGCCAGGAAATGAAGGCTTCAGCAAAAGACAACGGTGAGGAAGAGTACCCGGTTGAGGTTGCACATGGGTCAACGCTCCGCCTTGTTTCCCTCCGATGCCCAGGGTACCGCGATGTGTATGGTAAGCTTTGGAACGCGTGGTCAGTAGGAAACAACAGCGACGATACATTTGTCAGCATCGAGCTCGGCACTCCGGTGGACGACTTGCTACCAGTTTTCGGCGCTGAATATAAAGAGGACGAAATCCTTTCAACGGAATGGACCCGTTTCGTGGAAGGCGCTTTTGGGCTGCAGCCGAGTGTAGAAACTCTGGGTGGTGGCAGCAGCGAACAGAAAACAGCTGCTTTGCAGCCTGCATACTGGATTTACGACCCTAAGTTAGGTCAGGCCAACTTTTGCATCGCTGGTGAAGTCGCCTTCTTCATCAGGCCATGTACGTGTCTGTTGGAGGGTCTAACGACACAGGGAGGAATGAAACAAATGGTACAATACATTGTACCGACAGTTAAGTTAGAAGACTTGCCGACAAGGGAGTGGATGCGGTCGTATCCTTCAAATTGTTTTCCGCTCTTCCTAGCACCACGAAAAGGAAGTTGCTTCCAGCCCGCAGGTGAACCACATCCGGTGGTGGCATCTAACGACGGTCAGACAATTACGGTTCAAGCCCCGGTCACAGCGGCTGCTGTTACACGTGTCCGTTCTAAGGTCATTGAAGTAACactcaacagcagcacccAAAGGCCCGTGGACTTTGAACAACTCTACAAGGCGATGGATGATGTGTTCAGTGGGTCGTATGGCCCATCCCTTTTTGTCACGTCTGATATGGCGATTTTTTCGGTTTTACTAGACCGCTTCCCATGTGTTGTGACTCCTGATTATTTCAAGTCTTCAGTGTCGGAGGACTATACAATCCATAACGGCCGCACCTTTCACTACATCTTTATTATGGACAATGCGTGCGACCACTACCAACACACAAAGGTTTCCACAGGCCTGCTGGAACTGCTAGACAAGGAAGTCGGTATGATATTAGTGACGAGCGCAACTATACAAAAATTTTTTCGCACAAACCGCTGA